One window from the genome of Dermacentor silvarum isolate Dsil-2018 chromosome 5, BIME_Dsil_1.4, whole genome shotgun sequence encodes:
- the LOC119453584 gene encoding uncharacterized protein LOC119453584 — MKTVSLYVAWLTCAHAAHAAHAAASLASAGYGSEDACNITLPWTVSRSAYDDVTDSIFGTLMQCPQHLHGCSEELLSCSPATYTATCSCAPNCRAYRDCCWNVAYREPSEAEIPESSCVEVQIGSSWKKFIYAVTGCPPAWPDDDVRGRCEMAETFNDTFYLIPATSMKHVTYKNGFCALCNDDIINATFWNATTTGAVDRVRVALPDVVENQPALHLRPCNEDAPYDNCTQAVPEWVSRRCKTYYAPVENAEDPSGQIYRNVYCAICNGANLSTLTCSPAQHLSNVSVVSRKTNLLPPVAGPPNLAALFKPVLRTSDCYVEHDGHCYIKYAPTFYSARRRSGIDIKVNETTTSSPETPLREPTGHYKVHNYITVVSMSLSICCLIMKVIVFCVYKEARSFSSKCTLCLSVTLLFTQLLFLVTSCQRLPGVACASTAVLIHYGFLCTFLWTTVLSFDIWRSVTAVKLSSMREKTLAAYGMFAWGMPTIVVLGAVAVQVIAPWSIFSPSYGSPTCWIGTFWGLAVYFLIPMATLLLLCMFFYFSAVFYIRTTSTAVCPSRDDSELSGAARSRARQQRNNAALFARLALIMGAAWAIAFLGTFMPYEAIDSIVNALVGLQGAYLFFAFKDYRYLYSSMSTRWKSMPLYSSSHRTSSLDVSSKMSRLSR, encoded by the exons ATGAAGACGGTCTCCCTCTACGTCGCGTGGCTTACCTGCGCCCATGCAGCGCATGCAGCGCATGCAGCGGCATCGCTCGCATCTGCTGGTTACGGCAGTGAGGATGCCTGCAACATCACGTTACCGTGGACTGTGTCGAGGAGTGCGTACGACGACGTTACGGACTCGATTTTCGGAACTCTCATGCAGTGTCCGCAACACTTACACGGTTGCTCAGAAGAACTCCTCAGCTGCAGTCCCGCCACGTACACGGCCACGTGTTCCTGCGCGCCAAACTGCCGGGCCTACAGGGACTGCTGCTGGAACGTCGCGTACCGGGAGCCGTCGGAGGCCGAGATTCCCGAGAGTTCGTGCGTGGAGGTGCAAATAGGCTCTTCGTGGAAGAAGTTCATCTACGCGGTCACAGGCTGTCCGCCCGCGTGGCCCGATGACGACGTCCGAGGGAGATGCGAGATGGCAGAAACGTTTAACGATACATTCTACCTCATTCCTGCGACAAGCATGAAGCACGTGACCTACAA GAATGGCTTTTGCGCTCTCTGCAACGACGACATCATTAATGCAACTTTTTGGAACGCAACCACTACAGGAGCTGTGGACCGTGTTCGAGTTGCCCTTCCAGACGTGGTCGAAAACCAACCGGCCCTTCACCTCAGGCCCTGCAACGAAGACGCGCCGTACGACAATTGCACCCAAGCCGTACCGGAATGGGTGTCACGCCGGTGCAAAACTTACTACGCGCCAGTAGAGAACGCCGAAGACCCGAGCGGCCAAATATACCGGAACGTCTACTGCGCCATCTGCAACGGCGCTAACCTCTCCACCTTGACATGCAGTCCGGCTCAGCATCTAAGCAACGTCAGCGTGGTCAGTCGGAAGACAAACCTTTTACCTCCTGTCGCTGGCCCACCGAACCTGGCTGCGCTGTTCAAACCGGTTCTGAGGACGTCAGACTGTTACGTCGAACACGACGGTCACTGCTACATCAAGTATGCGCCGACCTTCTACAGTGCAAGAAGGAGGTCGGGCATCGACATTAAGGTCAACGAGACAACGACGTCGTCGCCAGAAACGCCATTGCGTGAGCCGACGGGTCACTACAAGGTACACAACTACATCACCGTCGTGTCCATGTCTCTCTCCATATGCTGCCTCATCATGAAGGTCATCGTGTTCTGCGTTTACAAGGAAGCCCGCAGTTTCTCGTCCAAGTGCACGCTGTGCCTCTCGGTCACGCTTCTCTTTACTCAGCTGTTATTCTTGGTCACCAGCTGCCAACGTCTCCCCGGGGTAGCTTGCGCGAGCACTGCTGTGCTTATTCACTACGGCTTCCTCTGCACTTTCCTCTGGACGACGGTGCTGTCGTTCGACATCTGGAGGAGTGTTACCGCGGTGAAGCTCTCGTCTATGCGTGAGAAAACCCTAGCAGCCTACGGCATGTTTGCCTGGGGCATGCCTACTATCGTTGTTCTCGGGGCCGTCGCTGTTCAGGTGATCGCGCCGTGGTCGATCTTCTCTCCCAGCTACGGCAGCCCGACTTGTTGGATCGGCACGTTCTGGGGCCTGGCTGTGTACTTTCTCATTCCCATGGCGACGCTTCTGTTGTTGTGCATGTTCTTTTATTTTTCGGCCGTGTTCTACATTCGCACCACATCCACTGCCGTGTGCCCTTCGCGCGATGACTCAGAGCTCAGTGGAGCAGCACGAAGTCGAGCCAGGCAGCAGAGAAACAATGCCGCGCTCTTTGCTCGTCTGGCTCTCATCATGGGCGCCGCTTGGGCAATCGCATTTCTTGGAACATTTATGCCTTACGAGGCAATCGACTCGATTGTTAACGCACTCGTCGGTTTGCAAGGGGCGTACTTGTTCTTCGCGTTCAAAGACTACCGCTACTTGTACTCGTCGATGTCGACGCGGTGGAAGTCTATGCCCCTCTACAGCAGCAGCCACAGGACATCGAGCTTGGACGTCTCATCTAAAATGTCCCGCCTCTCCAGATAG